A window from Vanessa atalanta chromosome 18, ilVanAtal1.2, whole genome shotgun sequence encodes these proteins:
- the LOC125071110 gene encoding uncharacterized protein LOC125071110: MEVYRLIIKYLIVSTTLFQCSVTVKFVRTIEAIGLPYYKISLKLGTCQESILFSENKAWPTARMNRIMDIYYKSEISEFTVSSVEIKLVINDTDCIGSSNSGVGYSEFSATIFLATNMAVLFYSLTIYTYINILLLEKSFNTYDNFIP, translated from the exons atggaagTCTATCGAttgataataaagtatttaattgtatcCACTACTTTATTTCAATGTTCAGTAACAGTCAAATTTGTGCGAACAATCGAAGCTATAGGATTACcctattataaaatttctttaaaactgGGAACCTGCCAAG AAAGTATCCTCTTCTCCGAAAACAAGGCGTGGCCAACCGCTCGCATGAACAGAATtatggatatatattataaaagtgaaatta GTGAATTCACAGTATCCAGCgtggaaataaaattagtaattaatgaTACGGACTGTATAGGATCTTCTAACTCCGGTGTTGGTTATTCAGAATTTTCAGCTACAATATTTTTAGCAACCAATATGgctgttttattttacagtttaaCAATATACACAT atataaatattctgCTATtagaaaaatcatttaataccTACGATAATTTCATACCATAG
- the LOC125070968 gene encoding glucose-dependent insulinotropic receptor-like codes for MAYINSKVNMSDSNVLNQSDVDLFDLYEHFKEKEIQQIATYKIVAYIFGIIIFLSNLTVVVSSGLILKKGLQPKSTYMLLGNVSLADAITGLSIIFGVSMENLINSSPMCIFQIGMLVCPAMVSLFSVGLIAVDRYIYILHGLYYQRWFSTTKVRIGILGFWLIGITLGFLPAIGFVNTELKHSRCYYVALFPGAIILLNSLLSIVPIILVAVLYSIILVKALKNVKEINATVKSVNSSKSKIPEMRINRGNFNLKKSAQSVKLPHTTKKVEITRSASFNGSINHNLNHSPNKLNYKSKSNDELNDNKITQNNRVAFVMDSDSLKNYESDFSIQSINSSYTEQSNATDRKESRVIDMRNLENGQKRKKNKVREPNKWRAIVIVMLTSGSFIVTWMPFFITVIFFVFCQEKQRNPKCLHLRMLLGGPLATLAFLNSILNPLIYAWWHKGFQRSIRTYFRIHLRHFFRKDVLR; via the exons atggcGTACATTAATTCAAAAGTGAATATGAGTGATTCAAATGTGTTAAATCAAAGTGATGTGGATTTGTTTGATTTGTACgaacattttaaagaaaaagaaatacaaCAAATTGCCACTTATAAAATTGTTGCATATATATTTGGCATAATCATCTTTCTAAGCAATTTGACCGTTGTTGTATCCAGTGGCCTGATTTTAAAGAAAG GGTTACAACCAAAGAGCACGTACATGTTGCTCGGCAATGTCTCCCTTGCAGATGCTATCACCGGTTTATCGATTATATTTGGAGTCAGCAtggaaaacttaattaattccAGTCCTATGTGTATATTTCAAatcg gTATGCTTGTTTGTCCGGCAATGGTGTCGTTATTTAGCGTCGGCCTTATAGCTGTCGACCGATATATTTACATCCTCCATGGGCTTTACTATCAAAGGTGGTTCAGTACCACGAAAGTAAGAATCGGCATCCTTGGCTTTTGGTTGATTG GCATCACGCTGGGATTTTTACCCGCCATCGGCTTTGTCAACACTGAGCTAAAACATTCTCGATGCTACTACGTCGCTTTATTTCCGGGTGCGATAATCCTCCTCAATTCTCTTCTTAGTATAGTTCCCATCATACTTGTAGCCGTCCTCTACAGCATAATCTTGGTGAAAGCTTTAAAAAACGTTAAAGAAATTAATGCAACAGTTAAAAGTGTTAACTCAAGCAAAAGTAAAATACCTGAAATGAGAATTAATAGAGGGAACTTTAATCTGAAAAAATCTGCTCAATCGGTTAAACTACCTCATACGACCAAAAAAGTCGAAATTACAAGAAGCGCATCATTTAACGGAAGTATAAATCATAATCTTAATCATAGTCCAAATAAACTCAACTATAAATCCAAAAGCAATGACGaacttaatgataataaaataacgcaAAACAATCGTGTAGCATTTGTAATGGACAGTGATAGTCTAAAAAATTACGAATCTGATTTTAGTATACAGTCTATTAATTCTAGTTACACAGAACAAAGCAATGCTACGGACAGAAAAGAATCACGCGTAATAGATATGAGAAATCTCGAAAACGGAcagaagagaaaaaaaaataaagtgagaGAGCCAAATAAATGGCGTGCCATAGTTATTGTGATGTTAACTTCAGGAAGTTTCATTGTTACTTGGATGCCATTTTTCataacagtaatattttttgttttctgtcAAGAGAAACAAAGGAATCCGAAGTGTCTGCATCTAAGAATGTTGCTCGGTGGACCCCTCGCCACATTAGCATTTCTCAACAGTATTTTAAATCCTTTGATATACGCTTGGTGGCATAAAGGCTTTCAAAGGTCCATAAGAACATATTTTCGAATACATCTCCGACATTTTTTTCGGAAAGACGTTTTAAGATAG
- the LOC125070912 gene encoding 39S ribosomal protein L40, mitochondrial, whose amino-acid sequence MFNLNIFRQFSRLTISSAAKVPINTRNISASAVVQFKITDQLWAEPLKKKKKLDPAIVKAREERRRKRLEKQIRRLEKNARQLKPIEEIEPPLHLLDEMKKRKRPVVNIPEEEQEARALLLKDWSRYKKQEYISNVNQIDRIMAAQRRALDMLYEESEELYNEAIMPDLQLIPFTVSGTYATPPIKNYNSPDGEYFDVSKKWGQK is encoded by the exons atgtttaacttaaatattttcagaCAATTTTCccg attaACAATTTCATCAGCAGCAAAAGTCCCTATTAATACGAGGAATATTTCTGCTTCAGCAGTTGTGCAATTTAAGATAACCGATCAGTTAtg GGCAGAAcctttgaaaaaaaagaaaaagttggATCCAGCAATTGTTAAAGCTCGTGAGGAAAGACGACGTAAAAGATTGGAAAAACAGATTCGCAGATTAGAGAAAAATGCGAGGCAACTGAAGCCTATCGAGGAGATAGAGCCTCCCTTGCATCTTTTAGATGAAATGAA aaAACGAAAAAGGCCCGTTGTAAACATACCAGAAGAGGAACAAGAGGCACGTGCATTACTACTTAAAGATTGGAGTCGGTACAAGAAGCAAGAATACATATCGAATGTAAATCAGATAGACAGAATCATGGCAGCACAGCGACGTGCCCTAGACATGCTATATGAAGAGTCGGAAGAGTTGTACAATGAAGCTATCATG CCTGATTTACAACTTATCCCATTTACGGTCAGCGGGACATACGCTACGCCACCAATTAAGAACTACAATTCACCGGACGGTGAATACTTCGATGTGTCCAAGAAATGGGGACAGAAATGA
- the LOC125070920 gene encoding carboxypeptidase B-like, whose translation MAPLIAYLLLLAGVVHARHENYEGHLLYRIWGPSHQISSLEASIDILSAKPAAISSSRQLEALIRLSPQEKEQWLPYFEKNDMGYKLVSDNLANILRAEESQINRARETVNTNSTITWDAYYNSEQIFKYIDEVGEKYPNLVTVINAGLSYEGRQIKYVRISTTRFEDTRKPVIVIDAAVHAREWVTSPVALYLIEQLVTGADKELLEKIDWIIIPMANPDGYEYSINEDRLWRKTRSKSHKGADECPGVDGNRNFDFHFGSRPASADPCSIIYEGPSAFSEPEIRVIRDAVLSNLPRTALYISLHSYGNMFLYAWGHNGTLPSNGLALHLAGIRMATAIDKVKLDKATPYIVGNAAQVLYFTSGTSRDWTRSVGIPLTYTMELPGYEYEFIVPPTYIKQIITESWAGIAEGGHYVLYMYN comes from the exons ATGGCGCCTTTGATCGCTTATCTGCTCTTGCTAGCAGGCGTAGTTCACGCCCGCCATGAAAATTATGAAGG CCACCTGCTGTACCGTATATGGGGACCATCACACCAAATTAGCTCGTTGGAAGCTAGTATAGACATTTTATCTGCAAAACCTGCTGCCATATCGTCATCGAGACAACTGGAAGCCTTAATCAGACTTTCTCCACAAGAAAAAGAACAATGGCTGCCTTACTTCGAGAAGAACGATATGGGCTACAAGTTGGTCTCCGACAACTTAGCAAA CATTCTCCGTGCTGAAGAATCGCAAATCAACAGAGCTAGAGAAACTGTTAATACAAACAGTACTATTACTTGGGATGCCTATTACAACTCAGAACAG atatttaaatacattgacgAAGTCGGCGAAAAGTACCCTAATCTTGTAACAGTCATTAATGCTGGTCTCAGTTATGAAGGTCGTCAAATTAAGTACGTAAGGATTTCTACGACCCGCTTCGAAGATACTCGCAAACCCGTGATAGTAATCGACGCAGCGGTTCATGCCAGAGAATGGGTTACCTCACCAGTGGCCCTGTACCTAATTGAACAACTTGTAACTGGCGCAGATAAGGAACTCTTAGAAAAAATCGACTGGATCATTATTCCCATGGCCAACCCTGACGGTTACGAATACTCCATTAACGAG GACCGTCTTTGGCGTAAAACTCGGTCTAAGTCGCATAAGGGCGCCGATGAATGCCCTGGTGTTGATGGCAATCGTAACTTTGACTTCCACTTTGGCTCGAGACCTGCTTCTGCTGATCCTTGCTCTATTATCTATGAAGGACCATCAGCTTTTTCTGAGCCTGAAATCCGTGTGATTAGAGATGCTGTGCTGTCAAATTTACCTCGTACGGCCCTATACATCTCCCTACACAGTTACGGAAACATGTTCCTATACGCATGGGGACACAATG GCACCCTCCCATCTAATGGACTGGCCCTTCACCTCGCTGGCATCAGAATGGCGACTGCTATTGACAAAGTCAAACTAGACAAAGCAACTCCTTACATAGTAGGCAACGCTGCCCAGGTGCTATATTTCACTAGTGGCACCTCTCGAGACTGGACCCGCTCCGTTGGTATTCCCCTCACCTACACCATGGAGCTGCCTGGCTATGAATACGAATTCATTGTACCACCAACCTACATAAAACAGATTATCACCGAATCTTGGGCAGGTATCGCAGAAGGTGGCCACTAtgttctttatatgtataattaa